In Melitaea cinxia chromosome Z, ilMelCinx1.1, whole genome shotgun sequence, a single window of DNA contains:
- the LOC123668536 gene encoding tyrosine-protein kinase Abl: MGAQQAKERGTTSGASMRSARNKPRVPKDPRMLGSNIFTEHSEALLQSRPLPHIPDLPDGEGASAAPATPQPLDTANRWTSKENLLAHHEEDDPQLFVALYDFQAGGENQLNLKKGEQVRIMSYNKSGEWCEAHTLSGGVGWVPSNYVTPVNSLEKHSWYHGPISRNAAEYLLSSGINGSFLVRESESSPGQRSISLRYEGRVYHYRINEDSDGKVYVTSESKFGTLAELVHHHSVLGDGLITQLLYPAPKRNKPTVFPLAPPDEWEIDRTDIVMKHKLGGGQYGDVYEAAWKRCNTTVAVKTLKDDTMALKDFLEEAAIMKEMRHPNLVQLLGVCTREPPFYIITEFMSRGNLLDYLRTGNREHIDAVVLMYMATQIASGMSYLESRSFIHRDLAARNCLVGDNHLVKVADFGLARLMRDDTYTAHAGAKFPIKWTAPEGLAYNTFSTKSDVWAFGILLWEIATYGMSPYPGVDLADVYHMLEKGYRMECPPGCPAAVYELMRGCWQWNPADRPSFREIHHALEHMFQDNSITEEVEKQLQEGVCAGTPQMSAKKAAAAERGVQMRRPTNRRGKQAPTPPKRTSLLSSCSSFRESQYATEEQGGHDDGLASLNGGGRGGGREASSEGSLAEATPDTDESGGIGVPEHRHRSKRRHHVHAQPTHHPPTHDLQPKPGVQVAALEVQNVKRAINRYGTLPKGARIGAYLESLRQSGGAGTNPQCGSIPREPQQDEARSLSPRTARAQPHMIRSNSSGGVTAPAPASPRASRAAPPLRSFANSPAKPRPRLAELEFPPPPPDLPPPPEDSAQPPPPPPPPDCCRDAGTDTADRLEDSSIVLHDRFEAEEKPAKQIMKEMLELKLVAEIKERADKKKHKLKESPPSNEVIEMHTSFGDPVTRLVSELSESLNIEALRKAEKKTEPPKSIDNGKESISPIDLKASLRKTSYSNNVEKKSELEGKTDFKSQLKKVDTNKINSASKDTEEPGRSIIDFKSRLRKVDGGTPATNGTNKKTDQSSPEDSRKDVSNKSDDSDKKRSESGSLDTSGGDEDDKRRSTGSISSLKKLWESKETDERLSPKMKPKGEESEEGSPEERSGAMVGRSGSVQVRRGEDKPVVASKPMMRARPLGKGGIYATPLAPPGTFDADDGDALSALKASLEWCTNEVRRGCGGTGGGRGSLWRLQTSERLARLGGECAAAAGAGRCAPQLRVQLRAAAARLEAEARALASPAPHHHHLADGVEQALRDLATIVHR; encoded by the exons GCGAGCAAGTACGTATAATGAGCTACAATAAGAGCGGAGAATGGTGCGAAGCACACACTTTGTCTGGGGGCGTGGGCTGGGTGCCCAGTAACTACGTGACGCCCGTCAACTCACTGGAGAAGCACTCCTGGTACCACGGTCCCATATCGCGAAATGCTGCTGAATATCTACTCTCATCCGGTATCAATGGAAGCTTTCTT GTACGAGAGTCCGAGTCGAGCCCTGGCCAAAGAAGTATATCACTTCGCTACGAAGGACGCGTCTACCATTACCGTATTAACGAAGACTCAGATGGAAAG GTGTACGTGACATCGGAGTCGAAGTTCGGAACGCTAGCGGAGCTGGTGCATCACCACTCGGTGTTGGGCGACGGCCTGATCACTCAGCTCCTGTATCCGGCGCCGAAGCGCAACAAGCCGACCGTGTTCCCGCTCGCTCCACCGGACGAGTGGGAAATAGACCGCACCGACATCGTTATGAAGCACAAGCTCGGCGGTGGTCAGTACGGCGACGTATACGAGGCCGCTTGGAAGAGATGTAACACTACG GTGGCTGTGAAAACTCTAAAAGACGATACGATGGCTCTGAAAGATTTCCTCGAAGAGGCTGCCATCATGAAGGAAATGCGTCACCCGAACCTCGTTCAACTTCTGGGTGTATGCACCCGGGAACCGCCCTTCTACATTATAACGGAGTTCATGAGCCGCGGCAACCTGCTCGACTACCTGCGGACCGGCAACCGCGAGCACATCGATGCGGTTGTGCTCATGTACATGGCAACCCAGATCGCTTCCGGAATGAGCTACCTTGAGAGCCGCTCGTTTATACACag GGACCTGGCAGCTCGGAACTGCCTCGTCGGTGATAATCACCTCGTGAAGGTGGCCGACTTCGGTCTCGCCCGTCTTATGCGCGACGACACTTACACTGCCCATGCAGGGGCGAAGTTCCCCATCAAGTGGACAGCTCCCGAAGGATTGGCGTACAACACCTTCAGTACCAAATCAGACGTGTGGGCCTTCGGGATCCTGCTCTGGGAGATAGCTACGTATGGCATGTCTCCATACCCAGGAGTCGATCTTGCCGACGTTTACCACATGCTAGAAAAG GGCTATCGCATGGAGTGCCCACCTGGCTGCCCTGCCGCAGTCTATGAGCTAATGCGCGGCTGCTGGCAGTGGAACCCTGCGGATAGACCTTCCTTCCGCGAGATACATCACGCTCTCGAGCACATGTTCCAAGACAATTCCATTACTGAAG AAGTGGAGAAGCAACTGCAGGAGGGCGTGTGCGCGGGCACGCCGCAGATGTCCGCGAAGAAGGCGGCCGCGGCCGAGCGCGGCGTGCAGATGCGGCGCCCGACCAACCGCCGCGGCAAGCAGGCGCCCACGCCGCCCAAGCGGACCAG CCTATTGTCGTCATGCAGTTCTTTCCGTGAATCGCAGTACGCGACCGAGGAGCAAGGCGGCCACGACGACGGGCTCGCATCGCTCAACG GCGGGGGTCGAGGCGGGGGTCGTGAGGCATCATCCGAAGGGTCGTTGGCGGAGGCGACGCCTGATACCGACGAGTCAGGCGGTATAGGAGTTCCCGAACACAGACACCGCTCAAAGCGGCGACACCATGTTCACGCGCAGCCCACACACCACCCGCCGACGCACGACCTGCAACCGAAG CCTGGGGTACAAGTTGCGGCACTCGAGGTACAGAATGTAAAACGGGCTATAAATCGATATGGTACCTTACCAAAGGGAGCTCGAATTGGCGCTTATTTAGAATCGTTACGACAAAGCGGTGGAGCCGGCACCAACCCGCAATGTGGCAGCATTCCCCGAGAGCCGCAGCAGGACGAGGCGCGGTCCCTGTCCCCGCGGACGGCTCGAGCGCAACCGCACATGATTCGCTCAAACTCGTCCGGTGGCGTCACTGCTCCCGCACCCGCCTCTCCCCGCGCCTCCCGGGCCGCGCCTCCCCTGCGATCCTTCGCCAACAGCCCTGCAAAACCGAGGCCTAGGCTGGCGGAGCTCGAGTTCCCTCCCCCGCCTCCCGACCTCCCGCCCCCGCCCGAAGACTCGGCGCAGCCCCCGCCTCCGCCACCGCCGCCCGATTGTTGCCGTGATGCCGGCACCGACACGGCGGATAGGCTCGAGGACAGTTCGATCGTATTACATGATCGTTTCGAGGCAGAAGAGAAACCTGCTAAACAGATCATGAAAGAGATGCTCGAGTTGAAACTCGTTGCCGAAATCAAGGAACGCGCCgataaaaagaaacataaattaaaagaatCACCGCCGTCTAACGAAGTCATTGAGATGCACACTTCGTTTGGTGATCCCGTCACGCGTTTAGTGTCCGAACTTTCGGAGAGTTTGAATATAGAAGCACTGCGTAAAGCAGAAAAGAAAACAGAGCCACCTAAATCTATCGACAATGGGAAAGAGTCTATATCTCCGATAGATCTCAAGGCGAGTCTTAGGAAGACGTCCTACTCCAATAATGTGGAAAAGAAATCAGAATTAGAAGGTAAAACTGATTTCAAATCGCAGCTCAAGAAAgttgatacaaataaaataaacagcgCATCCAAAGATACGGAGGAACCAGGACGCTCGATAATCGATTTCAAATCGCGATTGCGGAAAGTGGACGGCGGAACACCTGCGACAAACGGCACTAATAAAAAAACGGATCAAAGCTCCCCAGAGGATTCTAGAAAAGACGTCTCGAATAAAAGCGACGATTCGGATAAAAAACGTTCGGAAAGTGGATCGCTGGACACCAGCGGTGGTGACGAGGATGACAAAAGACGAAGTACTGGTAGCATAAGCAGTTTGAAGAAACTATGGGAGAGCAAGGAAACCGATGAGCGACTCAGTCCAAAAATGAAACCAAAAGGAGAAGAGAGTGAAGAAGGTTCACCGGAAGAAAGAAGTGGCGCTATGGTTGGTAGGAGCGGCAGTGTTCAAGTGCGACGAGGTGAAGATAAGCCAGTAGTGGCCAGTAAGCCCATGATGCGCGCGCGACCCCTAGGGAAAGGAGGAATATATGCGACTCCACTTGCGCCTCCTGGAACCTTCGATGCTGACGATGGTGATGCACTGTCAGCTCTAAAGGCATCACTGGAGTGGTGCACGAATGAG GTGCGTCGCGGCTGCGGCGGCACGGGCGGCGGTCGCGGCTCACTGTGGCGACTGCAGACGTCGGAGCGGCTCGCGCGGCTGGGCGGCGagtgcgcggcggcggcgggcgcgggccgCTGCGCGCCGCAGCTGCGCGTCCAGCTGCGGGCGGCGGCCGCGCGGCTCGAGGCGGAGGCGCGCGCGCTCGCCTCGCCCGCGCCGCACCACCACCACCTGGCGGACGGCGTCGAGCAGGCGCTCAGGGACCTCGCCACCATCGTGCACAGGTGA